One segment of Aquimarina sp. BL5 DNA contains the following:
- the recN gene encoding DNA repair protein RecN gives MLRSLSIKNFALIEQLQVSFDTGLITITGETGAGKSLLLGALGLLLGKRADLSSVKDNSVKCSIEGVFDIKKYDLESLFEEEDLDYEVETIIRREILPSGKSRAFINDTPVTLHSLNRLGLRLIDIHSQHQTLEVTTNDFQFDVLDALSESNREIQSYKRGLSLLKQKEKEEKVLLDSQQELTKEHDYNSFLLNELEEAKLKPGELSELEERYETLINIEEIQERLSGSVSLISSEEVGAGDLLNTIKTNISKVAPYSGTLKELSDRIQSVYIEIEDINDSLQNELERLEADPEQLEEVGQRLQMIHNLQTKHTVSSVEELIKIKEELQGKVSKTESLSGDIENVRREIETTKAQLDEVAIKIHKKRTKALPKLVSELEDILKSLGMVNASFKTSLTLQEKYLSNGKEVLEFLFSANKGGAFGELKKVASGGELSRIMIGIKAILSRYTQLPTIIFDEIDTGVSGEIAHKMADLMMAMSKNLQVFSITHLPQIAANGQSQYKVFKEDINNTTVTRLKLLNNEDRIREIAEMIGGKNISDSALTHAKSLLHYQK, from the coding sequence TTGCTTAGAAGTCTTTCGATAAAAAACTTCGCCTTAATTGAACAATTACAAGTTTCTTTTGATACTGGTTTGATTACAATTACCGGAGAAACAGGAGCAGGTAAATCTTTGCTATTAGGTGCTTTGGGTCTTTTACTTGGTAAAAGAGCTGATCTTAGTAGTGTAAAAGATAATTCCGTAAAATGTAGTATTGAGGGAGTTTTTGATATAAAAAAATATGATCTAGAATCACTTTTCGAAGAAGAGGATTTAGACTACGAGGTAGAAACCATCATTAGAAGAGAAATTTTACCTTCTGGAAAATCTAGAGCATTTATTAATGATACACCTGTTACGCTACATTCTTTAAATAGATTAGGTCTTCGTTTAATTGATATTCATAGTCAGCATCAAACATTAGAAGTAACGACCAATGATTTTCAATTCGATGTATTAGATGCACTGTCAGAATCTAATAGAGAAATACAATCTTATAAACGAGGTTTGTCGCTGTTAAAACAAAAAGAAAAAGAAGAAAAAGTGTTGTTAGATAGTCAACAAGAATTGACTAAAGAGCATGATTATAATTCCTTTTTGTTAAATGAGTTGGAAGAGGCAAAGCTCAAACCTGGAGAATTATCTGAGCTGGAAGAGCGTTATGAAACACTCATTAATATTGAAGAAATACAGGAACGATTATCTGGTTCTGTTTCTTTAATTTCTTCAGAAGAGGTTGGAGCTGGTGATCTTTTGAATACCATAAAAACTAATATTTCTAAAGTAGCTCCATATTCTGGAACATTAAAAGAACTGTCCGATAGAATTCAGAGTGTATACATCGAGATAGAAGATATTAATGATTCATTACAGAATGAGTTAGAGCGATTAGAAGCAGATCCTGAACAATTAGAAGAAGTTGGTCAACGGTTACAGATGATACATAATCTTCAGACTAAACATACGGTCTCATCGGTAGAGGAACTTATAAAAATTAAAGAAGAGCTTCAGGGAAAAGTTTCAAAAACAGAGTCTCTGTCAGGAGATATTGAAAATGTAAGACGAGAGATAGAAACAACAAAAGCTCAATTAGATGAAGTTGCTATCAAAATTCATAAGAAAAGGACGAAAGCATTACCAAAATTAGTGTCGGAATTAGAAGATATTCTAAAATCACTAGGCATGGTTAATGCCAGTTTTAAAACCTCATTAACGTTACAAGAAAAGTATCTTTCTAATGGGAAAGAAGTGTTGGAATTTTTGTTCTCGGCAAATAAAGGGGGGGCTTTTGGAGAATTAAAGAAAGTTGCTTCTGGTGGAGAGCTTTCTAGAATTATGATCGGTATAAAGGCAATACTCTCTAGGTATACGCAATTACCAACTATTATTTTTGATGAAATAGATACAGGAGTTTCTGGAGAGATAGCACATAAGATGGCAGATTTGATGATGGCGATGAGTAAAAATTTACAGGTTTTCAGTATCACGCATTTACCGCAGATAGCTGCTAATGGGCAGAGTCAGTATAAGGTTTTTAAGGAAGACATAAATAATACTACTGTTACTAGATTGAAGTTATTAAATAATGAAGATAGAATTCGAGAAATTGCAGAAATGATAGGAGGTAAGAATATTTCTGATTCTGCTTTGACTCACGCAAAATCATTATTACATTATCAAAAGTAA
- a CDS encoding sensor histidine kinase KdpD has translation MNKRLFALLILLMSLSLIGIIFVQGYWIQNTVENNREQFSFNAKQILISVSNKIEYREFEEMYYPLQEILDSIKEPDNKTIQQLLDIGFDKGSFAFGDGVLEEDSKLFSSFIDFNIDTVRLKDILNRNAELVEDKEQSNQTKQRSKSKLDRLSALTDLHRRDYEIVIDQLANFIPIHRRVKKEEVERLLKKELAERDMKVDFEYAIYSNALATRVRSDDFSANESDGNTFAVPLFVNNEDGSSLYQLYVNFTGKNRYILSTIKGMAILSIIFTLVIVVAYSSALSQLLQQRQISQIKTDFINNMTHELKTPIATINLALDAVKNPKIANDQEKVNRYMTMIREENKRMLTQVENVLRISQLEKNELNIKKERLELHDIIEDAITHVSLIVEDREGYIKTHLGALKSSILANDSHMTNVIVNVLDNAIKYSEGAPKIDIYTENVKNSIVLKIRDQGVGMSKVAQKKIFEKFFREHTGDLHNVKGHGLGLTYVKRIIDDHHGQIWVESERGKGSTFITKLPLIS, from the coding sequence ATGAATAAAAGGTTATTCGCATTGCTGATCCTCTTGATGAGTTTGTCATTAATAGGGATTATTTTTGTTCAGGGTTATTGGATTCAGAATACGGTAGAGAATAACAGAGAGCAGTTTTCTTTTAACGCAAAACAAATATTGATTTCTGTTTCTAATAAGATTGAGTATAGGGAGTTTGAAGAAATGTATTATCCCTTACAGGAGATTTTGGATAGTATTAAGGAACCTGATAATAAAACAATACAGCAGCTCTTAGACATAGGTTTTGATAAAGGGTCATTTGCTTTTGGAGATGGTGTTCTAGAAGAAGATTCTAAACTGTTTTCTTCTTTTATAGACTTTAATATTGATACTGTAAGATTAAAAGATATACTGAATCGAAATGCAGAATTAGTAGAGGATAAGGAGCAGAGTAATCAGACGAAACAAAGATCAAAATCAAAACTAGATAGATTGAGTGCTCTTACCGATTTGCATAGACGTGACTATGAAATTGTTATTGATCAACTGGCAAATTTTATTCCTATACATCGTAGGGTAAAAAAAGAAGAGGTTGAAAGGTTACTCAAAAAAGAATTGGCTGAGAGGGATATGAAGGTTGATTTCGAGTATGCTATATATAGTAATGCTTTAGCTACTCGAGTACGTTCTGATGATTTTAGTGCAAACGAAAGTGATGGTAATACATTTGCTGTACCTCTTTTTGTGAATAATGAAGATGGTTCGAGTCTGTATCAGTTATATGTAAACTTTACAGGTAAGAATAGATATATATTATCGACTATAAAAGGAATGGCAATTTTGTCAATTATTTTTACGTTGGTTATAGTAGTAGCATATTCAAGTGCTTTATCTCAATTGTTACAACAAAGACAGATATCGCAAATAAAGACAGATTTCATTAATAATATGACTCATGAGCTTAAAACGCCAATCGCTACAATTAATCTTGCATTAGATGCTGTTAAAAACCCTAAAATAGCTAACGATCAAGAAAAAGTGAACCGTTACATGACCATGATTCGTGAAGAGAATAAGAGGATGCTGACGCAGGTAGAAAATGTATTGAGGATATCGCAACTCGAAAAAAATGAATTAAATATAAAGAAGGAACGTTTAGAATTGCATGATATAATAGAAGATGCAATAACACATGTTTCTCTAATTGTAGAAGATAGAGAAGGTTATATAAAGACACATTTAGGAGCGCTTAAATCTAGTATATTGGCTAATGATAGTCATATGACTAATGTGATAGTTAATGTATTAGACAATGCAATAAAATACTCAGAAGGTGCGCCTAAAATAGATATATATACAGAAAATGTAAAAAATAGTATTGTTTTAAAGATACGTGACCAAGGAGTTGGAATGAGTAAAGTAGCCCAGAAAAAGATTTTCGAGAAGTTCTTTAGAGAACATACCGGAGATTTACATAACGTTAAAGGTCACGGACTGGGTTTGACATACGTAAAAAGAATTATAGACGACCATCATGGTCAAATATGGGTGGAGAGTGAACGGGGAAAAGGCTCCACATTTATTACTAAATTACCGTTAATATCTTAA
- the miaA gene encoding tRNA (adenosine(37)-N6)-dimethylallyltransferase MiaA, whose amino-acid sequence MTNTLIVIVGPTAIGKTSLSIQLANHLKCEIVSADSRQFYKEMCIGTAVPSLNELQQAKHHFIQHKSVEELYSVGDFEKDALDTLNTLFEKNEFVILVGGSGLYVDAVTKGLDSFPEIYEDVRKTLKKQYDTEGIESLQQQLKTLDPLYFERVDIHNTHRVMRALEVCISSGKPYSSFITKTPKKRPFNVIKIGITAERSIIYDRINERVDIMVKEGLLDEVKQLYSYKSLNALNTVGYKEIFNFIEGTWDLDFAISEIKKNTRRFAKRQLTWFRKDLEIEWFDYLYNLESVLSYIKKSL is encoded by the coding sequence ATGACTAATACATTAATTGTAATTGTAGGCCCTACTGCGATAGGAAAAACAAGCTTAAGTATCCAACTAGCGAATCATCTAAAATGTGAAATTGTTTCTGCAGATAGTAGACAATTTTATAAAGAAATGTGTATTGGTACAGCTGTTCCCAGTCTTAATGAGCTACAACAAGCCAAACATCATTTTATTCAACATAAAAGCGTAGAGGAACTCTACTCTGTTGGTGATTTTGAAAAAGATGCTTTAGATACACTGAATACACTTTTCGAAAAAAATGAATTTGTAATCTTAGTTGGTGGCTCTGGGTTATATGTAGATGCAGTCACTAAAGGACTGGATAGCTTTCCAGAAATATACGAAGATGTTAGAAAAACTTTGAAAAAGCAATATGACACTGAAGGAATCGAAAGTTTACAACAACAATTAAAAACATTAGATCCTTTATATTTCGAAAGAGTAGACATCCACAACACACATAGGGTTATGAGAGCCTTAGAAGTTTGTATTAGCAGTGGCAAGCCCTACTCTTCGTTTATTACTAAAACTCCAAAAAAGCGTCCGTTTAATGTTATCAAAATAGGCATTACTGCAGAAAGGTCGATTATTTATGACAGAATAAATGAAAGAGTAGATATAATGGTCAAAGAAGGATTACTTGATGAAGTAAAGCAGCTATATTCATACAAATCATTAAACGCCTTAAACACTGTAGGGTATAAAGAAATCTTTAATTTCATAGAAGGAACCTGGGATCTAGATTTTGCAATTTCTGAAATCAAGAAAAACACCAGACGTTTTGCCAAGAGACAACTAACCTGGTTTAGAAAAGATCTAGAAATAGAATGGTTTGATTATTTATACAATCTCGAATCGGTACTATCATATATCAAAAAATCGCTATGA
- a CDS encoding response regulator transcription factor, whose translation METENKKILLVEDDPNFGTVLKDYLVMNDYDVVHAKNGMEGFEKFKKDDYDMCILDVMMPYKDGFTLAKEIRDKNEEVPIIFLTAKAMKEDVLKGYKVGADDYLNKPFDSEVLLMKIQAIMQRKSTESVADSKQFEFKIGGFHLNSKLRFLTFREEDPIKLSPKENELLRLLALHLNDLMPRELALTKIWRDDNYFTSRSMDVYIAKLRKYLKKDENVEILNIHGEGFRLVVRSDES comes from the coding sequence ATGGAAACAGAGAACAAAAAGATTTTGCTTGTCGAAGATGATCCGAATTTTGGTACAGTACTAAAGGATTATCTTGTTATGAATGACTATGATGTTGTACATGCTAAAAATGGGATGGAAGGCTTCGAAAAATTCAAAAAGGATGATTACGATATGTGCATCCTGGATGTAATGATGCCTTACAAGGATGGATTTACGTTAGCAAAAGAAATTAGGGATAAAAATGAGGAAGTTCCTATCATCTTCTTAACGGCAAAAGCTATGAAGGAAGATGTACTTAAAGGATATAAAGTAGGAGCTGATGACTATCTAAATAAGCCATTTGATAGCGAAGTCTTATTGATGAAAATACAGGCAATCATGCAACGTAAGAGTACAGAATCTGTTGCTGATAGTAAACAATTTGAGTTTAAAATAGGAGGATTCCATCTTAATTCTAAACTTAGATTTCTAACTTTTAGAGAAGAGGATCCTATAAAACTATCTCCTAAAGAGAATGAATTATTACGCCTTTTAGCATTACATCTTAATGATCTGATGCCTAGAGAGCTAGCGCTAACCAAAATATGGAGAGATGATAATTATTTTACTTCTCGAAGTATGGATGTATATATTGCTAAGCTTAGAAAGTATTTAAAGAAAGATGAAAATGTGGAAATTCTAAATATCCACGGAGAAGGGTTTAGGCTTGTTGTACGAAGTGACGAATCTTAG
- the coaE gene encoding dephospho-CoA kinase (Dephospho-CoA kinase (CoaE) performs the final step in coenzyme A biosynthesis.), producing MKVIGLTGGIGSGKSTVAKMFAELGVPIYIADDEAKKLMNEDVGVKNHIIDLLGVNSYTEQELNRSFIADKVFNNKELLEKLNAIVHPAVATHFTKWKSKQKSEYVIKEAAILFENDSYRQCDYTILVTAPKEIRIERVLKRDNTTRLQVLARMKNQWEDSKKTPLADFVIINTNLEETWLQIKKIHNKLTL from the coding sequence GTGAAAGTAATAGGGCTGACAGGAGGAATAGGAAGCGGTAAATCAACGGTTGCGAAGATGTTTGCCGAACTCGGAGTGCCTATATATATAGCGGATGATGAAGCTAAAAAATTGATGAATGAAGACGTTGGGGTAAAGAACCATATTATAGATCTGTTAGGCGTGAATTCATATACTGAACAAGAATTAAATCGCTCATTTATTGCAGATAAAGTTTTTAATAATAAGGAACTTCTAGAAAAACTAAATGCTATAGTACATCCGGCAGTGGCTACCCATTTTACTAAATGGAAGAGTAAGCAAAAGTCTGAGTATGTAATAAAAGAAGCGGCTATACTATTCGAAAATGACAGTTATAGACAATGTGATTATACAATTCTCGTAACTGCTCCTAAAGAAATAAGAATAGAAAGAGTTTTAAAAAGAGATAATACGACAAGATTGCAGGTTCTTGCAAGAATGAAGAATCAATGGGAAGACTCTAAAAAGACCCCATTAGCAGATTTTGTAATTATTAATACGAATTTAGAGGAAACTTGGCTTCAAATTAAAAAAATCCATAATAAACTCACCCTTTAA
- a CDS encoding enoyl-ACP reductase — protein sequence MSYNLLKGKRGIIFGALDENSIAWKTAERVFEEGGTFVLTNAPVAMRMGTIKELAEKTNSQIIPADATSLEDLENLVEKSVEILGGKLDFVLHSIGMSVNVRKGRHYTDLNYDWSEKGWDVSALSFHKTMQTLYKKEAMNEWGSIVALTYMAAQRVFPDYNDMADNKAYLESIARSFGYFFGRDKKVRVNTISQSPTATTAGKGVKGFDGFIEYADKMSPLGNASADDCADYTITLFSDLTKKVTLQNLYHDGGFSNMGVSQMVMEKFVDEE from the coding sequence ATGTCATATAATTTATTAAAAGGTAAAAGAGGTATAATTTTCGGTGCGCTTGATGAAAATTCGATAGCCTGGAAAACAGCAGAACGTGTTTTTGAAGAGGGAGGTACTTTTGTACTTACGAATGCTCCCGTTGCCATGCGAATGGGAACTATTAAGGAGTTAGCAGAAAAAACCAATTCTCAGATAATACCAGCGGATGCTACCTCTTTAGAAGATCTGGAAAATCTTGTTGAAAAATCAGTGGAGATATTAGGCGGAAAACTTGATTTTGTACTACATTCTATTGGGATGTCTGTTAATGTTAGAAAAGGTCGTCACTACACGGACTTAAATTATGATTGGAGTGAAAAAGGATGGGATGTATCTGCATTATCATTTCATAAAACAATGCAAACATTGTATAAGAAGGAAGCAATGAATGAATGGGGAAGTATTGTTGCTCTTACCTATATGGCTGCTCAGCGAGTATTTCCTGATTACAATGATATGGCAGATAACAAAGCATATCTAGAATCGATAGCACGTAGTTTTGGGTATTTCTTTGGTCGTGATAAGAAAGTGAGAGTTAATACCATTTCTCAATCTCCCACAGCTACAACTGCAGGGAAAGGAGTAAAAGGATTTGATGGATTTATAGAATATGCCGATAAAATGTCTCCATTAGGTAATGCTTCTGCAGATGATTGTGCAGATTATACAATCACATTGTTTTCGGATTTAACCAAAAAAGTAACACTACAAAATCTATATCATGATGGAGGATTCTCTAATATGGGAGTTAGTCAGATGGTTATGGAAAAGTTTGTAGACGAAGAATAG
- a CDS encoding glycosyltransferase family 2 protein: protein MNISFSFIIPVFNRPNEIQELLDSMISLDYEEPYEIVIIEDGSSETSEHVIKKYDDKLDISYYQKLNTGPGDSRNYGMGKAKGNYFLILDSDVLLPSDYLNKVEDFLSKNFVHCFGGPDDAHKDFSDLQKAISFSMTSYLTTGGIRGRKNTLGKFQPRSFNMGISKEAFEVSNGFGNIHPGEDPDLTIRLWKLGYKTALIPNAKVFHKRRISWDKFYVQVNKFGLVRPILNLWHPETAKITYWFPTLFMGYTLFSLITVFIGYWYFLALWLLYFVVIFVNATIYYGSLSIGLKSVMAVLVQFYGYGKGFLKSYYYIHLLKKVPEQKFKKLFFSK, encoded by the coding sequence ATGAATATCTCTTTTTCTTTTATTATTCCGGTATTTAATAGACCCAATGAAATACAGGAGTTGTTAGATAGTATGATATCCTTGGATTATGAGGAGCCATATGAAATAGTGATTATAGAAGATGGTTCATCGGAAACATCGGAACATGTGATTAAAAAATATGATGATAAATTAGATATTAGTTATTATCAGAAGTTAAATACAGGTCCTGGAGATTCTCGTAATTACGGCATGGGTAAGGCAAAAGGGAACTACTTTTTGATTCTGGATAGTGATGTGCTATTACCTTCTGATTATCTTAATAAGGTAGAAGATTTTTTATCAAAAAACTTTGTTCATTGTTTTGGAGGTCCGGATGATGCGCACAAGGATTTTTCTGATTTGCAAAAAGCTATAAGCTTTAGTATGACTTCATATCTTACCACTGGCGGTATTAGAGGAAGAAAGAATACATTAGGTAAATTTCAACCTCGAAGTTTTAATATGGGGATATCCAAAGAAGCTTTTGAGGTGTCTAATGGTTTTGGAAATATTCATCCTGGCGAAGACCCTGATCTCACTATAAGGCTTTGGAAACTTGGTTATAAAACTGCATTGATACCAAATGCTAAAGTTTTTCATAAGCGAAGAATTTCTTGGGATAAATTTTATGTACAGGTTAATAAATTTGGATTGGTTAGGCCAATTCTTAATTTATGGCATCCTGAGACAGCAAAAATTACATATTGGTTTCCTACGCTGTTTATGGGGTATACATTATTTTCTTTGATTACTGTTTTTATAGGATATTGGTATTTTTTAGCATTATGGTTGCTCTATTTTGTTGTTATTTTTGTGAATGCGACAATATATTACGGTAGTTTGTCCATAGGTTTAAAGTCGGTTATGGCAGTGTTGGTGCAATTTTATGGATATGGGAAAGGATTCCTAAAATCTTATTATTATATTCATCTATTGAAAAAGGTTCCTGAACAGAAATTTAAAAAACTGTTTTTTTCAAAGTAA
- a CDS encoding DUF4835 family protein, translating to MHKLILFITILCGIGLSAQEFNATVVVNAEQTGNPNLQVFKTLERSVTEFVNNTKWTELEYRTEERIDCSFFINILSNTNDNFSATIQVQASRPVYGSSYKTTILNINDKQFNFNYLEFQPLNYNPNNYESNLISVVAFYLYTILGVDADTYELNSGTDYYQEAKNIVNNAQGSNTLGWNGQDGAQTRFRLNDDLLSGTFDGYRSALYTYHREGLDIMNNDLKKGKESILESMKTLEGMHRTRPNSYIMRVFFDAKADEVSGILSGGPSLNIAETMAILGRIAPTYTSNWSEIKF from the coding sequence ATGCATAAACTTATTCTTTTTATTACAATTTTATGTGGTATTGGACTTAGTGCCCAAGAATTTAATGCTACTGTAGTAGTTAATGCTGAGCAAACAGGAAATCCTAATTTGCAAGTTTTTAAAACGTTAGAAAGATCTGTAACAGAGTTTGTTAATAATACCAAGTGGACTGAATTAGAGTACCGAACAGAAGAAAGAATAGATTGTAGTTTTTTTATTAATATTCTAAGTAATACCAACGATAATTTCTCTGCTACCATACAAGTGCAAGCATCACGACCTGTATATGGCTCAAGTTATAAGACAACGATTTTAAATATTAACGATAAGCAGTTTAATTTTAATTATCTGGAGTTTCAGCCTTTGAATTATAATCCTAACAATTATGAATCTAATCTTATTTCTGTAGTTGCTTTTTATTTGTATACTATTTTAGGAGTGGATGCAGATACTTATGAATTGAATTCAGGAACTGATTATTATCAAGAGGCTAAAAATATAGTGAATAATGCCCAGGGAAGTAATACCTTAGGATGGAATGGGCAAGACGGTGCACAAACGCGATTTAGGCTTAATGATGATTTATTATCAGGTACTTTTGATGGATATAGATCAGCGTTGTACACATATCACAGAGAAGGTCTTGATATTATGAATAACGATCTAAAAAAAGGAAAAGAGTCTATTCTAGAATCAATGAAAACATTAGAGGGTATGCATAGAACCAGGCCTAATTCTTATATAATGAGAGTGTTTTTTGATGCTAAAGCTGATGAGGTGTCTGGAATTCTTTCAGGAGGTCCTTCACTTAATATTGCCGAGACGATGGCAATACTCGGAAGAATAGCTCCAACCTATACAAGTAACTGGTCAGAGATAAAGTTTTAA
- a CDS encoding YbbR-like domain-containing protein, translating into MSKTKLSRFSLKRNNVKTFLFFLAFTSVLWLFIQFSKNYTKEVAFDVQYINLPDDRILDENSDQDLKLTLNGNGFRLMNYTWSKPSLKFDIANATGAKVNDYYFYLGEANQSLKDKLNFKGRVLSVQKDTLRAILDINLKKKIPIRLTKEIQYAPGYGSDEGVVLSPDSIMISGPKRIIDTIHQVTTENLELDGVNTDYKKILSIKIDSLPPRIQVVPKEVEANILVSKFTEGSQEIPITLINIPDGREIKIFPKEVKVVYRVGLDKYNEINQRDFKVIADYNKLAEDSSFLILELIDMPTSIHDVRLQDKQVQFVILN; encoded by the coding sequence ATGTCTAAAACTAAATTGAGTAGATTTTCTTTAAAAAGAAATAATGTCAAAACGTTTCTGTTTTTTTTGGCATTCACCTCTGTTCTATGGCTTTTTATACAGTTTTCTAAAAATTATACGAAAGAAGTAGCGTTTGATGTTCAGTATATCAATTTACCAGACGATAGAATTTTGGACGAGAATAGTGATCAAGATCTAAAACTAACACTTAATGGTAATGGTTTTAGGTTGATGAACTATACTTGGAGTAAGCCTTCATTAAAATTTGATATAGCAAATGCGACGGGTGCTAAAGTAAATGACTATTACTTTTATTTAGGCGAAGCAAACCAATCACTAAAAGATAAATTAAATTTTAAAGGCAGGGTACTTTCTGTCCAAAAAGATACCTTAAGGGCGATATTAGATATTAATTTAAAAAAGAAAATTCCAATACGATTAACAAAAGAAATCCAATATGCTCCTGGATATGGTAGTGATGAAGGAGTTGTTCTTTCTCCGGATTCAATTATGATTAGTGGGCCTAAAAGAATCATAGATACAATACATCAAGTAACGACCGAAAATCTTGAACTCGATGGAGTAAATACAGATTACAAAAAAATATTATCAATTAAGATCGATAGTTTACCTCCAAGAATTCAAGTCGTTCCAAAAGAAGTAGAAGCAAATATTTTAGTCAGTAAGTTTACTGAAGGAAGTCAGGAAATCCCAATTACATTAATAAATATTCCTGATGGTAGGGAGATTAAGATTTTCCCTAAAGAAGTAAAAGTAGTGTATAGAGTGGGACTTGACAAGTATAATGAAATTAATCAAAGAGATTTTAAGGTAATAGCAGACTATAATAAGTTGGCAGAGGATAGTTCTTTCTTAATTCTGGAATTAATAGATATGCCAACATCGATTCATGATGTGCGCTTACAAGATAAACAGGTACAATTCGTAATTCTAAATTAA